One segment of Bacillus alkalisoli DNA contains the following:
- a CDS encoding ATP-binding protein has translation MKIRWNKNSLNYQFLRLMILFFSLIVIGTILLISYQFAVNSTFLKEDELLREKEKMAQKIEYSMLESVMDARGYLAFNETRMRNNSLYLGTNIEGYLKDFKNLATTTEDDVFYQEARKFVDEFYTIILPQRFQTLERDGLEAVVEESKREGTIERIDQIRSTTATYHINLNNSIEESFTKLSDSIRQSLYVFVVFIAIMLLILFYLSRMLLKQVARPLTELASTAEKITKGDLQVNLNLNKSRKDEIGALTRSFYEMVETLQTKEEELTAQNEELLAQQDELHASQDELQQAIGKMKNREEELQSWNNFVNGLSFSLNKHEVLDSTVHSLGMVLHASKGLIILLSEEKDYACFGLSNRSIEQAVEQIGEGIFFKVQEGKVPYRFSRQCEKEDKGYHEGDFMVHDIVIPVLSTANKVVALMMFSRFDVAFDEKEAKMVELMAKQVSITLDKINIYEQSEYDRKLTQNTLNSIHEGVLLVNDNGALLKVNKTICDMLSCTSHEAIVGKGFEYWSKEIGSKVENEQELTFFFKQVMSGEKTIENTFLYKIKNSSQNIVMKVYCEEVFEEGKRIGVIFVHRNITKEHEVDQMKSEFVSTVSHELRTPLASVLGFTELMLTKQLPEDRQKKYLTTIFQEAKRLTSLINDFLDVQRMEAGKQTYEKKYEDVLPLIKQCVETQTINTNKHIIKINRDTENTTVLGDKDKLLQVFNNLISNAIKYSPDGGEIEIRVYQSSKDLCIGIKDNGIGIPSEAQEHLFTKFFRVDNTDMRKIGGTGLGLAIVKEIVKAHDGLITFTSEVGKGSRFTVHLPLVNTVEQMLGVASPVKNKVNNGGDVIIVEDDRNLASLLETELKDSGFFVKHFYDGASAFSAMEKSLPDAIVLDILLDNQEMDGWDFLKKVKQSTKLKDIPIFISTALEEKEKGMNLGAHDYLVKPYQPSMLSKLILKSLLIQDRSGDIMVPEQEKE, from the coding sequence GTGAAAATTAGATGGAATAAAAACAGTCTAAATTATCAATTCTTGAGGCTAATGATTCTTTTTTTCTCCTTAATTGTCATTGGTACGATTCTTTTAATTTCTTACCAATTTGCCGTAAACTCTACTTTTCTCAAAGAAGATGAGTTGTTAAGGGAAAAAGAAAAGATGGCACAAAAAATAGAGTATTCGATGCTAGAGAGTGTAATGGATGCAAGGGGATATTTAGCATTTAACGAAACTAGAATGCGAAACAATTCACTATATTTAGGAACAAACATAGAAGGTTATTTGAAAGACTTTAAAAATCTGGCAACTACAACAGAGGACGATGTTTTTTACCAAGAGGCAAGGAAGTTTGTAGATGAATTTTATACTATTATTCTTCCACAACGATTTCAAACGTTAGAGAGAGATGGATTAGAAGCAGTTGTAGAAGAATCAAAAAGAGAAGGCACTATTGAAAGAATAGATCAAATTAGGTCCACTACAGCCACTTATCATATTAACCTTAACAATAGTATTGAAGAAAGTTTCACTAAACTTTCAGACTCCATTAGACAAAGCCTTTATGTGTTTGTTGTTTTTATTGCCATAATGTTACTTATTTTATTTTACTTATCGAGAATGCTTTTAAAACAAGTAGCTAGGCCTTTAACGGAACTCGCCAGTACAGCAGAAAAAATTACAAAAGGTGATTTGCAAGTAAATTTAAACCTTAATAAATCAAGGAAAGATGAAATAGGTGCTCTAACAAGGTCTTTTTACGAAATGGTGGAAACACTACAAACAAAAGAAGAGGAATTAACAGCCCAAAATGAAGAGTTACTTGCACAGCAAGACGAACTACATGCAAGCCAAGATGAACTGCAACAGGCTATTGGGAAGATGAAGAACAGAGAAGAAGAATTACAATCTTGGAATAATTTTGTAAATGGACTTTCTTTCTCATTAAACAAGCATGAAGTACTAGATAGTACTGTTCATAGTTTAGGGATGGTTTTACATGCAAGTAAAGGACTTATTATTCTGTTGTCAGAAGAAAAAGACTATGCATGCTTTGGGTTGTCTAATCGTTCTATTGAACAGGCAGTTGAACAAATAGGAGAAGGCATTTTCTTTAAGGTGCAAGAAGGAAAAGTACCTTATCGATTCTCGAGACAATGTGAAAAAGAAGATAAAGGCTATCATGAAGGTGACTTTATGGTTCATGATATTGTCATTCCTGTCTTATCAACGGCTAATAAAGTCGTAGCATTAATGATGTTTAGTAGATTTGATGTTGCTTTTGATGAAAAGGAAGCAAAGATGGTCGAATTAATGGCAAAACAAGTATCAATTACTCTAGATAAGATAAATATTTATGAGCAATCAGAATATGATAGAAAATTAACGCAAAATACGTTGAACTCTATTCATGAAGGTGTACTGCTTGTTAATGATAATGGGGCGCTCCTAAAAGTAAATAAAACAATATGTGACATGCTTTCCTGTACCTCTCATGAAGCAATTGTAGGGAAAGGTTTTGAATACTGGTCTAAAGAAATTGGGAGTAAAGTAGAAAATGAACAGGAACTTACATTTTTCTTTAAACAAGTAATGAGCGGAGAAAAAACGATTGAAAATACGTTTCTTTATAAGATTAAAAATTCTTCACAAAATATTGTTATGAAAGTGTATTGTGAAGAGGTTTTTGAAGAAGGAAAAAGAATTGGTGTCATTTTTGTGCATCGTAATATTACAAAAGAACATGAAGTGGATCAAATGAAATCGGAGTTTGTAAGTACAGTAAGTCATGAGTTGCGAACTCCGCTAGCTAGTGTTTTAGGATTTACAGAATTAATGTTAACAAAACAATTACCTGAAGATAGACAGAAAAAGTATCTGACTACTATTTTTCAAGAAGCTAAGCGCTTAACATCATTGATTAATGATTTTCTAGACGTCCAAAGAATGGAAGCAGGGAAACAAACTTACGAGAAAAAGTATGAAGATGTTCTTCCGCTTATTAAACAATGTGTGGAAACACAAACAATAAACACAAATAAGCACATAATAAAAATAAACCGAGATACTGAAAACACTACTGTACTCGGTGATAAAGATAAACTTCTTCAAGTATTTAACAACTTAATAAGCAATGCTATTAAATATTCTCCAGATGGTGGAGAAATAGAAATAAGAGTATATCAATCATCCAAAGATCTGTGCATTGGAATTAAGGACAATGGCATTGGAATTCCATCTGAAGCCCAAGAGCACTTATTTACGAAGTTCTTCCGAGTAGATAACACCGACATGAGAAAAATAGGCGGTACTGGACTAGGTTTAGCTATCGTAAAAGAGATTGTAAAAGCTCATGACGGTCTAATTACTTTTACTTCAGAAGTAGGAAAAGGTAGTAGATTTACGGTACATCTACCATTAGTTAATACAGTTGAACAAATGTTAGGAGTAGCTTCTCCAGTAAAGAATAAAGTGAATAATGGAGGAGATGTCATTATTGTTGAAGATGACCGTAATCTCGCGTCTTTACTTGAAACAGAATTAAAAGATAGTGGCTTTTTTGTTAAACACTTTTATGATGGAGCAAGTGCGTTTAGTGCAATGGAGAAATCATTACCTGATGCAATTGTGTTAGATATCCTATTAGATAATCAAGAAATGGATGGGTGGGACTTTCTTAAGAAGGTCAAACAATCAACTAAGTTAAAAGATATACCAATTTTTATCTCAACTGCTCTTGAAGAAAAGGAAAAAGGAATGAACTTAGGCGCGCATGACTACTTAGTAAAGCCTTATCAGCCGAGTATGTTATCTAAATTAATTTTAAAATCCTTATTAATTCAAGATAGGAGTGGGGATATAATGGTTCCTGAACAGGAGAAAGAATAG
- a CDS encoding NUDIX hydrolase produces the protein MESEMFTIFNENYEKLGTASRKEVHKRGHWHETFHCWFIKKDQNGIKILFQLRSERKKESPNLFDITAAGHLLASETVEDGVREIEEEIGVSLSLEKLIPMGMFTYRVVKDDYIDNEFAHVFLYDSNYHMEDFTLQEEEVAGMIEVDFDSLYKLYHGQSTQIEVKGFKTIKNGRVPIHQQVTKSSFVPHETAYYHFVLKSIKDYLIK, from the coding sequence GTGGAATCAGAAATGTTTACCATTTTTAATGAGAATTATGAGAAGCTTGGAACTGCATCGAGGAAAGAAGTACATAAAAGGGGTCATTGGCACGAGACATTTCATTGTTGGTTTATTAAAAAAGATCAAAATGGGATAAAGATACTTTTTCAACTTAGAAGTGAAAGAAAAAAAGAATCTCCCAATCTATTTGATATAACAGCTGCAGGGCACCTTCTTGCAAGTGAAACTGTAGAAGATGGTGTAAGGGAAATTGAAGAGGAAATTGGAGTATCACTTTCTTTAGAAAAACTTATTCCTATGGGGATGTTTACATATCGTGTAGTGAAAGACGACTATATTGATAATGAGTTCGCTCATGTATTTTTATATGATTCAAACTATCACATGGAAGACTTCACGTTACAAGAAGAGGAAGTAGCTGGGATGATAGAAGTAGACTTTGATAGTTTGTATAAGTTATATCATGGACAAAGCACGCAAATAGAAGTTAAAGGGTTCAAAACTATAAAAAATGGGAGAGTCCCTATTCACCAACAAGTAACCAAATCAAGTTTTGTCCCACATGAAACAGCGTATTATCACTTTGTTTTAAAATCTATTAAAGATTACTTAATTAAGTAA
- a CDS encoding gluconokinase — MMKQYIVSIDIGTTSAKAVIFSEQGDVLSEFESFYSIYHPKQNWAEQNPEEIERAARIAISTAILQKGIKPEEVIALSFSTAMHSLICMEKDQAISPMIIWADGRSYSQAEIMKSSYGKEIYRNTGTPIHPMSPFLKLIWMKENRYEPYLRASMFVSIKEYILYKWTGEWVVDYSIASASGLMNLHTLDWDEQTLEIAGVQNSQLSKIVPCTESIGPLKREVANDLFLSEYVPVIIGSSDGVLANIGVGAIKNGETALTIGTSGAIRRFSSDNNVDIDQRTFTYRFSKEACIIGGASNNGAVLLQWLATQFSNLTKKESISISDLEKIAFTSPPGANGLFFMPYLSGERAPKWNAKAKGGWIGLTLAHSSADMVRSVMESVIYNMYEIHDSLEGQAGETNKLLVSGGFARSELWLQMTADIFQKQVHVPSTHQSSAWGAAWLALYSLGKVNSIEEIKNYIPITQTIEPVMLNAELYEEKFAIFKEVYRLNKPLFKDIDILQQ, encoded by the coding sequence ATGATGAAACAGTATATTGTTAGCATCGATATCGGCACTACGAGTGCTAAAGCAGTTATTTTTTCTGAACAAGGTGACGTTTTAAGTGAGTTTGAAAGCTTCTATTCTATCTATCATCCGAAGCAGAATTGGGCGGAACAAAACCCAGAAGAGATTGAGCGAGCAGCTAGAATTGCTATATCTACTGCTATTTTGCAAAAAGGAATTAAACCGGAGGAAGTTATTGCTCTGAGCTTCTCAACCGCTATGCATTCATTAATCTGTATGGAAAAAGATCAAGCAATATCACCGATGATTATTTGGGCAGATGGACGAAGCTACTCGCAAGCAGAGATTATGAAAAGCTCGTACGGTAAAGAAATTTATAGGAATACTGGGACTCCTATTCATCCGATGTCTCCTTTTCTAAAACTTATTTGGATGAAAGAAAACCGGTATGAACCATACTTGAGGGCATCTATGTTTGTGTCCATAAAAGAATACATTTTGTATAAATGGACTGGAGAATGGGTTGTTGATTATTCTATCGCCTCCGCTTCCGGACTTATGAATTTACATACACTTGATTGGGATGAACAAACTTTAGAAATAGCAGGGGTTCAAAATAGCCAGCTTTCTAAAATTGTTCCATGCACCGAAAGTATTGGACCGTTGAAGCGTGAAGTTGCTAATGACTTATTTTTAAGTGAGTATGTTCCCGTTATTATTGGGTCAAGTGACGGAGTTTTAGCTAACATTGGAGTTGGGGCAATAAAAAATGGAGAAACGGCACTAACAATTGGAACTAGCGGAGCTATAAGACGCTTTTCTAGTGACAACAACGTGGATATAGACCAACGTACTTTTACATATCGATTTTCAAAGGAAGCATGTATTATTGGTGGGGCTTCGAACAATGGAGCTGTTTTGTTACAATGGCTTGCGACGCAATTTTCCAATTTGACAAAAAAAGAATCTATCTCCATTTCCGATTTAGAAAAAATTGCTTTCACTTCGCCACCTGGAGCAAATGGATTATTTTTTATGCCTTATTTATCGGGGGAACGTGCACCTAAATGGAATGCAAAAGCAAAAGGCGGATGGATTGGCCTTACTTTAGCACATTCAAGTGCAGATATGGTTCGCTCCGTCATGGAAAGTGTTATTTATAATATGTATGAAATTCATGATTCGCTAGAAGGACAGGCTGGAGAAACAAATAAATTATTAGTAAGTGGTGGGTTTGCTCGTTCTGAATTATGGTTACAAATGACAGCTGATATTTTTCAAAAACAAGTACATGTCCCGTCAACACACCAATCTTCCGCATGGGGTGCTGCCTGGCTTGCTTTATATAGTCTTGGAAAAGTAAATTCAATTGAAGAAATAAAAAATTATATTCCAATCACCCAAACAATAGAACCGGTCATGCTAAATGCTGAACTATACGAAGAAAAATTCGCTATCTTTAAAGAGGTTTATCGATTGAATAAGCCATTATTCAAAGACATAGATATATTACAGCAATAA
- a CDS encoding MtnX-like HAD-IB family phosphatase produces MKKWAFVSDFDGTISKKDFYQLVMEKYFPEGQKLFKQWKDGFIKDIEFLAKVFSSINQDEEQIIEEILSIEIDEYVPTFIREVQRHGGNFYVLSAGTDYYIKHILRKHDVENVVIFSNEGEFREKNVFMNIDQNDWKYSERYGIDKSKVIQKLKGKYETVHFIGDSEPDSHPAAFADLTFAIGPLQRLLKEKGISFVPVQDFSEVATFLQKEGFLE; encoded by the coding sequence TTGAAGAAATGGGCGTTTGTATCAGACTTTGATGGAACTATTTCTAAAAAGGATTTTTATCAACTTGTTATGGAAAAGTACTTTCCTGAAGGGCAAAAACTTTTTAAGCAATGGAAGGACGGATTTATAAAAGATATTGAATTTTTAGCTAAAGTATTTTCGTCCATCAACCAAGACGAAGAGCAAATAATAGAAGAAATCTTGTCCATTGAAATAGACGAATATGTACCAACATTCATTCGAGAAGTTCAACGACATGGCGGTAATTTTTACGTATTAAGTGCAGGGACTGACTATTACATTAAGCACATTTTAAGGAAGCATGATGTAGAGAATGTCGTTATTTTTTCAAATGAAGGTGAATTTCGTGAAAAGAATGTTTTTATGAACATTGATCAAAACGATTGGAAGTATTCGGAGCGTTATGGCATTGATAAATCAAAAGTTATTCAAAAACTAAAAGGAAAATATGAAACGGTTCATTTCATTGGGGATAGCGAGCCTGATTCTCACCCGGCAGCATTTGCTGATTTAACATTTGCAATTGGACCTCTTCAAAGATTGCTAAAGGAAAAAGGAATTTCTTTCGTTCCTGTTCAGGATTTTTCTGAAGTGGCTACGTTTCTTCAAAAAGAGGGGTTTTTAGAATGA
- a CDS encoding response regulator transcription factor: protein MAKILLAEDEEVLRMLVVDTLEDEGHDIVETSDGEEALKHIEEEAFDLIILDYMMPLLTGLEVIEKVMHIPERKNSKILMLSAKSQKNDQERVLQAGATHFMSKPFSPMELAQKVEEIISEN from the coding sequence ATGGCGAAAATATTGTTAGCGGAGGACGAAGAAGTCCTTCGCATGTTAGTAGTAGATACATTAGAAGATGAAGGTCACGACATAGTGGAAACGTCAGATGGAGAAGAAGCTTTAAAACATATTGAGGAAGAAGCGTTCGATTTAATTATATTAGACTATATGATGCCACTGTTAACAGGGCTAGAAGTTATCGAAAAAGTCATGCATATTCCAGAAAGAAAAAATAGTAAAATTTTAATGCTATCCGCCAAAAGTCAAAAAAACGATCAAGAGAGAGTATTACAAGCTGGTGCAACTCATTTTATGTCTAAGCCGTTTAGTCCAATGGAATTAGCTCAAAAAGTCGAGGAGATTATTAGTGAAAATTAG
- a CDS encoding iron-containing alcohol dehydrogenase family protein encodes MTHSPSSISIPTILEIRPGIIKNLEPIWKKFDFKDIVFLVDDYTYETFSSLISTSMKETEIDIINFSGHYDINDLISIAFKLRNFDVVVAMGGGAVVDYGKYIAWSRKLPFISIPTSASNDGFASSNCSLMVNGKKTTVPAKVPFGIIVDLSIIEQAPEKFILSGIGDLMSNMTALVDWEFEEKNGVGSVNAFAAMLSKKALNSFVRTPLTDIRHPIFLKELVSSMTMGGIATDISGNSNPISGSEHLISHALDKISPQPNMHGIQVGVATYIMANIQGHRQERVRKVLERTVFFEYAKTLNLVKEEFIEAIHLAPDIKPTRYTYLHEKKYRDNAIHFIQDDFLLQGILK; translated from the coding sequence ATGACCCATTCCCCCTCAAGTATATCCATCCCGACTATTTTAGAGATTCGTCCAGGAATTATTAAAAACTTAGAACCTATTTGGAAGAAATTCGACTTTAAGGATATTGTTTTCCTTGTGGATGACTATACATATGAGACTTTTTCTTCCTTAATATCCACTTCTATGAAAGAAACAGAAATTGATATTATAAATTTTTCCGGCCATTATGATATAAATGACTTAATTTCCATTGCTTTTAAGCTCAGAAATTTTGACGTTGTTGTCGCAATGGGTGGAGGAGCTGTTGTCGATTACGGAAAATACATCGCATGGAGCAGAAAATTACCTTTTATCAGCATACCAACTTCTGCATCGAATGATGGTTTTGCAAGCAGCAACTGCTCGTTAATGGTAAATGGTAAAAAGACCACCGTTCCAGCAAAAGTACCTTTTGGAATCATAGTAGATTTGTCCATAATAGAGCAGGCTCCTGAAAAGTTTATTTTATCTGGTATCGGAGATTTAATGTCTAATATGACAGCACTAGTTGATTGGGAGTTTGAAGAGAAGAATGGTGTTGGTTCTGTTAATGCCTTCGCCGCCATGTTAAGCAAAAAAGCACTGAACAGCTTTGTTCGGACACCGTTGACAGATATAAGACACCCAATTTTTTTGAAAGAATTAGTTAGTTCCATGACAATGGGGGGAATTGCTACTGATATTAGTGGAAATAGTAATCCGATTAGTGGGTCTGAACATTTGATTTCACACGCACTTGACAAGATATCTCCTCAACCGAATATGCACGGTATCCAAGTTGGAGTAGCAACCTATATAATGGCCAATATTCAAGGACATCGACAAGAGCGAGTTAGAAAAGTTTTGGAGAGAACAGTTTTTTTTGAATATGCGAAAACACTTAATCTAGTTAAAGAGGAATTTATAGAAGCTATTCATCTAGCTCCTGACATTAAACCTACTCGTTATACGTACTTACATGAAAAGAAATATCGAGATAATGCAATACATTTTATACAAGATGACTTCCTTTTACAAGGTATATTAAAATAA
- a CDS encoding glycosyltransferase family 2 protein — protein sequence MWTFNWFSVLSFFGWAVLIYMLFVIAFYGMMLLISFQQLRKQYKLDDEEPYGDLLEVSYTKPLSILVPAYNESAGIIGSVRSLLSIEYPLYEVIVLNDGSKDDTLEKLIQEFQLRKVPKVIRKQLETKDVKAIYQSEIYEHLIVVDKENGGKSDALNVGINVSQYPYFCSIDGDSVLERDAFLKVMKPIIESDGEVIASGGSVRIANGCKINNGAVEKIGLSSHPLVIMQVIEYLRAFLMGRIGLSKHNLLLIVSGAFGVFSKRWVIDAGGYAHTVGEDMELVVRLHRLIKERKAKNKIIYIPDPVCWTEAPESFKFLRRQRNRWHRGLFDSLWKHKKLIFNPKYGSIGMISMPYFLFIEFLGPVIELIGYLYIIISLFIGGIYLEFAYLLFLLTVIYGSFYSMTAVLLEEWSLRKFPKVTDIVKLFLFSLTESLWYRPLTVLWRCHGIVDTIRNKKGWGDMQRKGVSS from the coding sequence CTACTAATATCCTTTCAACAACTTCGTAAACAATACAAACTAGATGATGAAGAGCCTTATGGAGATCTATTGGAAGTTAGCTATACAAAGCCTTTGTCCATATTAGTGCCAGCTTATAATGAATCAGCGGGTATTATCGGTAGTGTTCGTTCTCTACTGAGTATTGAATATCCACTATACGAAGTAATTGTGTTAAATGATGGATCGAAGGATGACACACTTGAAAAGTTAATACAAGAGTTTCAATTGAGAAAAGTTCCCAAAGTTATAAGAAAACAACTAGAAACAAAGGACGTTAAAGCCATTTATCAATCTGAAATATATGAACATTTAATTGTGGTGGATAAAGAAAACGGCGGAAAATCAGATGCATTGAATGTAGGAATTAATGTTTCACAATATCCATACTTTTGTTCCATTGATGGTGACTCGGTTTTAGAAAGAGATGCTTTCTTAAAAGTAATGAAGCCTATTATCGAGTCAGATGGAGAAGTAATAGCATCTGGTGGAAGTGTACGAATTGCAAATGGATGTAAAATTAATAATGGTGCAGTAGAAAAGATAGGGTTATCTTCTCATCCACTTGTTATTATGCAAGTAATAGAGTATTTGCGTGCGTTTTTAATGGGGCGTATCGGGTTAAGTAAACACAACCTACTTCTGATTGTATCTGGAGCATTTGGTGTGTTTAGTAAACGGTGGGTAATCGATGCTGGAGGTTACGCTCATACAGTTGGAGAGGATATGGAACTCGTTGTTAGGCTACATCGTCTCATTAAAGAACGTAAAGCCAAAAATAAAATTATTTATATACCTGATCCTGTTTGTTGGACGGAGGCTCCTGAAAGTTTCAAGTTTCTTAGACGTCAAAGAAATAGATGGCACAGGGGACTATTTGATAGCTTATGGAAGCATAAGAAGCTAATCTTTAATCCAAAATATGGATCTATAGGAATGATTTCCATGCCGTACTTTTTATTTATAGAATTTCTTGGTCCAGTAATCGAGTTAATAGGCTATCTCTATATTATTATATCTCTATTTATTGGTGGAATATATTTAGAGTTTGCTTATTTACTGTTTTTACTAACGGTAATCTACGGATCTTTTTACTCCATGACTGCTGTTTTATTAGAGGAATGGAGTTTACGAAAGTTCCCGAAAGTTACAGATATTGTGAAACTATTTTTATTTTCCTTAACAGAATCATTATGGTATCGTCCATTAACGGTTTTATGGCGTTGTCATGGAATTGTCGATACAATTCGCAATAAAAAAGGTTGGGGAGATATGCAACGGAAAGGTGTATCATCGTAA